CTCCGGGGTTTCAGCAGGATATTTTCAAGACCGGCCGGGTGGTGAAGATCATCGAAGTCAAACATCAGAAACGGCTTATCAAAGAACTGGGGCAGATTTACCGGTGTCTGGAAGAAAATGCTCCTTTGGAACCGGTGGAGACCTTTGTGACCGGTGATGTTGTCCAGATAAAAAGCGGTCCCTTACGCGGTGTAACGGGGGTCGTTGCCAAAATCCAGAATGTTCACAAACTGGTTCTTACCGTCGAGGGGCTCGGACGGGCCGCTATGGTTGTCGACGCCGCCGATTTGAGAAGTATAAAATAGCCAATTCTCTATTATTCTCCCTGTGTCGGCACCTCAAAGCGCTTACAGAGATCACATGCCGGTACTTCGATGCCTTCGATATCCCACCGGGCACGAGCTTCAACCGTGTCATAAAAGGGAATGTAGGGTTCGGGTGCACTCCAGGGGGTTAGACGGCCGCGGTTCGGGAGCGAATCACTGTTTAAATCCTCAAAAAATGCAAAAGAGCCATCTCCGGCAAGCAGCGAATCGAAGGCAAAACCGCCGTTTTCATCTTTTGCATAATAAGATTTTTTACTGCTGAACGATGTAAACACCCACCATCGATCCGGATTATGGTGAAGACATTTTCCCTGACCCGAGAGGCTTATGCAGAGGTTGTCGCAATCGATCGTGGAAAATGTTCCTTTTAAGTTTTCCAGCGTGTCATGGGGAAAAGACGCTTTGTTGCCCACGAGATCGACAAAGAATTCCCAGGGAATGGAAAATGAGTAATCACGGCTGCAACCAAGTGATCGTTGGGGTATGAAAACGACTGTATCACCATAACCCGAATCACACCTGACCAAAATTGTATCGCCGGTGGTGTCGGTGATAAACCATTCAACAGAATCGCACCTGATCGGTTCGGAGCCGGCTATAACAATGCGTGGATTAAGATCTGCAGGAGAGCGGGGTGCGAAAAAGGTGACTTTTGGAGCCATAGTATCTTCTGCAGCAAAGCCGTTAAAACGAAGTGTATCAAATCGCAGCGAATCATTGTCCGGTGTATGCAGCAATTGTGTTTGCGGATATATCAAGTCGTATCCGGTTTGTTCCATAGGATTTTCGAGCTGGAGTACAAAACGGTTGGAATGGTGCAGTAATAAAATTGTATCGATCGTCAATCCCATATCAGACTTATCGTAGGCGCTGATTGTCCATTTCGAAAAAAGCTTTTTATTGTAAAGAGCTGAAGAATCCGAAAAAGTCCCAATGAGGTACATTTCTGAAATAGGGCTCAGTGATTTAACCCGGATCGCCGCGGTATCGGAAACAGCAGGGAACAGCATTACAAGCAGAGGCCTGGTGCCGATTTTTATTTTTCTTTCGGATGATGCGTAGGCCTGTTCCTTACCGGGCTGCAGACGGTTGTCGTTATTCTGGTCGAGATAGGCAAGAAGAACATAGGGACCTTCGGAAATGTGATCAAATACGAAATTACCGGTACTGTCGGTTTGTGTCAGATAACTCGGTTTTTCAAAGAGCATGCTGTCGGCGATTGTATCGCTGTTCCAGCGAATCAGGGCGACTTTGGGTTGTAGAATTTTTTTCCGGGGATCAATAACGCATCCTGTTATTCTGCCGCTGTCCAGGCTTGCGCCGGTGGAAAAAACAAAATGGAATGGTGTTCCTAGTGAGTTACCGTGGAGATCTTTCAGGGTATTATTGAGTTCGATATGATAGGTCGTTGATTCGGCAAAGGTGTTTTCCGGCACTATTTGAAGGTTTTTTCCTCTGACTTTAACAGTAATTCCATCGTCAAGAGGAGGAAACAGCGTAATGCTTTTTTCGGCACTCTTAGGTTCGATCCATTCATTAAAGGTAAGGGTTATCGCCTTAGTTGGAGCGTGACTCACGGAACCGGAAGCCGGGGAGGTGGTCTTAATACTCGGCGGAGTGGTGTCGGGCTCGCCTCCGGAGGGTGGTACCTGATGGGCGCAATGCACAATGAATAGCGCTATACCAAGCACTACTCTTGAAATCATGCTTGAATTTCCGGATAAACGACGATAGAATTTGCTCATAATCATTTTCTTATGGTTTAAAAATATATTTTAATCCATAGTTGATCGGAAATATAGCCCATTTTCCTCGCAGATTGGAGCACACCATGGATGAAAAGTATGATTTTTCAATATCAAAAATAGGTGTTCCCCGAATTATTTCACCGGTGAGCCTTTCAAAACACAGGGGAGATTTTGTTGCCAATTATGTTACCGATAACATGCGTGTCCTTTATAATATTGAGGTTGATTCGGATAATATAAGATACGAATTCGAGCCTGAAGAATGCATGGAACGTGCCGGACCCCGGGAGCATATCTATTTTGATCCCTCAAAAGTAAATGCGGGCATTGTTACATGCGGGGGATTATGTCCGGGGCTTAATGATGTTATCAGGGCCATTGTTATGTGCTTATGGTATCGCTACGGGGTCAGGCGAATTTCGGGTATCCGGTACGGTTACCGGGGGTTCCTTCCAGAGTTCAGAATGCCTCCCATGGATTTGAATCCATCGCTGGTAGAAGATATTCATCAAAAGGGTGGTACAATCCTGGGATCATCCCGGGGATATGGAGACCTGACATCAGAGATTGTCGACTCAATCGAAAGAATGAATCTGAATATTTTATTCACCATTGGCGGTGACGGCACTCAACGTGGAGCTCTGAGTATTGCTGAGGAAGCCAGGGGGCGGGGGTACAAAATCGCCATGGTCGGCATCCCTAAAACAATCGATAATGATTTCAGTTTTATCCAGCGCTCTTTCGGATTTGATACCGCGGTAACGGTCGCAGAAACGGTTGTATCGGCAGCCCATGTTGAGGCCCACGATGCACCAAACGGCGTAAGTATCGTGAAAGTCATGGGACGGGAATCGGGTTTTATCGCCGCATATACTGCACTTGCCATTAATGATGTCAACTTCATTCTTATCCCCGAAGTTCCTTTTGATCTTGAAGGTGGGAATGGTCTTTTGCATCACCTGGAGAGACGCCTGGAATTGAGGAAGCATGCCCTGATTCTTGTTGCGGAAGGCGCCGGGACCGATCTGATGCCTGATACGGGGAAAACCGATGTGTCGGGAAATAAAAAACTCGGTGATATCGGGCTTTTTCTCAAGAATAAAATAGCAGATCATTTTAAAGACAAGAATATTCCCATTACGATGCGCTATATCGATCCGAGCTATATAATCAGAAGTGCTCCGGCCAATTCCAGCGATTCGCTTTATTGTGCACGGCTGGGCAACAATGCCGCTCATGCCGCAATGGTCGGCAAAACCGATATGCTTATCAGCATGGTCAATAACCATTTTGTTCATATTCCCACGAAAATTGCAGTGGCAAAGAGAAAACATGTGGATCCGGAAAGCTCGTTATGGCGTGATGTTATCGAGGCTACCGGCCAGCCCGCATTGATGAAAAATCCGGCTTAGCGTAGCCATGGCAGCATTTTAAAGTTCCTCTTGAAGTGTCGGAGAAGCAGAGTAATTCCACGTAAAAATTCTTTAATTTAAACCCTTGCATTTTTAATTGTAAACAGATATAATATAATGGATTTTATTTGGCGAAATTATCACATCCGTGGTTTTTTATGGACATTTTTATCACTCATTACTACTATTTTGTTATGGTGTTTACTGCACTGTACAGTAGTGCTTTTGTCCTTTTTCTCAGCCGGAGATTTTACTATTCAAAGCCCTCCAGAGCTTTTGCGCTTTTTCTTTTCGGAATCCTTCTCTGGTCTATAAAAGATTCTCTGGCTGCAGTAATGATTCCGTGGTTCGAGACGGAATCACTGAAAAGATTTGTAATAGTCATTTCTCCGCTTTGGTTATTTATCCCCAGCTTTACCTTTCATATGTTGATCAGCGTTTATAACGCTTCGGTTTCTAAAGAAAAAAAGTATAAAAAGGAAAAAATTGTTCAATATGTTCTGGTAAGCATATCGACAAGTATCTTCCTGATTTCCATGATATATCCATCCTTTATGTATCGGTCGTTCATTAAAGGAACCTATGACTATTATTATGACTCCGGAATGGCCTTTGCACTCTATGCGCTCATGATTATTGCTGTTGCATTGATACCTGGTGTGAAGCTTATAATAAACTCATTGAAGAAAATTCGTTCCGAGGCATTTTTCGTAGGTTGTGGCGCGCTATTTTCTCTGGCAATAATTTTTCCTGCAAATATTATCCGCTTCAGTTCAGCCTACCATGATTTACCGCGGGCTGGATGCCTGAGTATCGCCCTGTTCTGTGCCTTTACTTTTTACGGCATACAAAGATTTGGCCGTATTTTCAGTATTAAACAAGTGCTTGATGAGCGGGATCGATGGGAAAAAATCGGATTAAGCCTGAAACGGCTGACAGGCACCTGTGATGAAGAATCTCTTTTTCAAAGTGTTTGCAGCTACGCGCGGGAGATTTCCGAATCACTTTTTGTTGCAATTACTATGTTTAACGATTCCGGAACCGAGTATCATGTGCGCGCCTTGTCAAAGAGCGGTGGCTCGACAGGAGTCATTATTGACAAATTGCCGATTCAACTGAATCAATCATATCTCCTTTCGGAGCGAATGCGACTGAAACAGCAAATATACAGCAAAAAATATTTAATTTATCATTCGGTAAAAGAACTCTTCGGCGAGAAAGTTGCCCCCGAATTTCAGGGCAGTGAGAAGATAAAGCAGATTGTCTCGTTCCCCATTATTTATAAGGATCGACCAGCGGGTGCAATTGTGCTCTTCAGATCTTCAATAGTAGAAAATATCGCAATGTATGAGATTTTTTCGGTACAATGCTCACTTGTTTTAAAATTTGCTTCACAAATAAAAGAGCTGGATGAAAAAAGGAAGCTCGCGGAACAGTACCGTCATTCGAAAAAAATGGAGGCAATAGGTCTGCTTGCAGGAGGTGTGGCTCACGATTTTAATAATTTGCTCTCGGGAATTTCGGGCTTTGCCAATCTGATTAAGCGGAAATATGGCGAGAGCGATGAAAGGTTGCAGCGGTATATTGATCCGATAATCCAGGCCTCGGACCGGGGAGCCGAACTCACCAGTCAACTTCTCGCATTTGCCCGTAAAGGCAAGTACCAGTTACTGGATATCAATATCCATGAAATTATTGAGAGTGTCATAAAATTACTGAGTCGTACAATCGATAAACGGATCGTAATAAATACCGAATTGAATGCTCAATCTCCTGTTATCAGAGGAGATCCATCCCAGGTCCAGAATGCGGTCTTGAATATGTGTCTTAATTCCCGTGACGCCATGCCGGAGGGGGGCGACCTGATCGTCAGGACCGACGATGCTTATATAGATTTAGATCATGCAAACAGGAAAGTGTATCGAATGGAACCGGGTAATTATCTGTTCCTGACAATCAGTGATACGGGAGCCGGGATGGATGAAGAAACCAGGGCACGGATGTTCGAGCCCTTTTTTACAACAAAAGAGTCGGGAAAAGGTACCGGACTCGGTCTGGCTGGCGTGTACGGTTGCGTGAAGAGTCATAACGGCTATATCGAAGTTGAATCGGTCCTGAATAAAGGAACCTGCATCAAAACCTATTTTCCTGCAGTTAAGGGGCCATTAAAAGTGGCGGAAATTAAAAAACGTTCCGAAGATATAATAAAAGGAAAGGGAAAAATACTTGTTGTTGATGATGAAGAAGTTGTTCGGGATGTTTCCAGAGAAATACTTTCTGATATGGGATATGCTGTCACCACATGCAATGACGGCAGGGAAGCTGTTGAATATTATTCAAAACACTACAGTGATATCGATTTGGCTATTATCGACATGATCATGCCCGGAATGGCCGGCTTTGATTGTTTCAGAGAACTCAAGAAAATTGATCCCGCCATTAAAGTCATCATAGCAACCGGTTACAGTATTGCAGAAGATACGCAAAAAATAGTCACCAGAGGAATTTCCGGTTTTATTCAAAAACCCTTTGAAGCTACCGAGTTGTCGCAGATGATTTCTGAAATACTCAAAGCAGGATAGGGAAAGCCGAAAGCTGAAAAGGTAAAATTGATTGATAATGTTCAGGAAATCAGAACTGTGCCGCGAATTGGAATCAGGCGATTTTATCCCTGAGCTTATTATTGAGAATCGAAAGAATTTCCTCAGACCCAAGTGAACTGCCCAAATCTTTCAGTGAGATACAAAAATCATGATGGGGCCGTCCTTTTCGATAGTCCGGTTCCCGGGGCGGATGTTTAAGATATTTTTCTATTAAGCTGCAATCGGGATCGACTAAAAGAGAAGATTGGTAGTAATAGAAAAAGGGGTTCTGGGTCAGGTACAGGGAACTGCCGAGTATCTTTTTGTTGTCCACAGCAAGATCACTGATCCCCATCTCTTGCAATTCAAGGCCTGTCGCTTCCTTTATAAGAGAAATTATCGGACGATGTATCTGTGAGTAGGTATCCCGGATCGAGAGCCCCTTTGTTCTTTTCCCGACAATCAGGATAATTACCATCCCGGGCGATAAAACAACCGTTCCCCCTCCTCCGCGGCGCTTGACTATTGGCACACAGTCATCAAAGCATCTCCGCGAAAAAATTTCAATTTCCGATTTGCATGACGGTCCGTGAACGACTTCAACAGTTTCCTGCAAATAGGCGTGCACATAGGGCAATCCCCGGGTTGCTCCGTATAAAAAAAACGCATCGTTTTTTAAAGCTTTCCCGGGAAACAGGGGTATGGTGTGATGGAAAAAAGAATTCATAAAGAATTAAAATTAATTTATTACCGCCGAGAGTAATAAAGAACACATCAAGTTAAATACATTTCCTGACAATTTTCGATCGCTTTTGCTTTTATATCCGGCATCTATCATATTTTTTGAGCAGTGTCTGTTCCATATCCAAAAAGGATTTTTTATCAATGATGTCACATCATCGAACAATCTTTCATGTGGATATGGATGCGTTTTTTTGTTCGGTGGAGCAGCGAGACAATCCATCCTATCGTGGTAAGCCGGTTATTGTAGGGGCCAGACCCGGTACCAGGGGAGTGGTATCTGCCGCCAGCTATGAAGCCAGGAAATATGGTGTTCATTCGGCAATGCCGATTAATCAGGCGTTTCGCCGTTGTCCCCATGGTATTTACCTCAGACCGCGCATGCATGTCTATGCACAATCATCCCGGGAAATCATGGCAATTCTCAGGTCTTTTTCACCGATCATCGAGCAGATTTCGGTTGATGAAGCTTTTCTGGATATTACCGGCACCCAACGTTTGTGGGGAAACCCTCTGGAAACGGCACAAAAAATTTCTTGCAAGATCAAAAAAGAGCAGCATTTGACGGCATCGATAGGTGTGGCCCCGAATAAATTTCTCGCCAAATTGGCTTCGGATATGGATAAACCCGATGGTATTACAGTAACTCCCTTTGAGATAAATGAAATTGAATCCTGGCTTGCGCCACTTCCGGTGAGCCGAGTCTGGGGTGTCGGCAAAAAGACCCAAGAGGTTTTTGCCCGAATGGGAATTCAACAAATCGGCGATCTGCAAAATCTTTCACTTCAGTGCCTGAATAAACGATTCGGCAAAATGGGGGTTACTCTCTACGATCTGGCGCGAGGTGTCGACAGTCGTCCGGTTAGTGAGCAGGAGGGAGTCAAATCCGTATCACGAGAACACACTTTTGCCCGGGATTGCAGGGATGTAGATGAATGGAAAAGAATCCTTCTGGCATTATCCAGGGATGTGGGCAGACGAGCCCGAAAGTATGGTATTACCGGCAAAAGCGTCGTTTTAATTTATCGAATGCCCGATTTCTCGAAACATACCCGACGCATAACGCTCTCAAGGCCGACAAATTTAACCCGGGATATTTTTTCATCTCTTGTCCCTTTGTTGCCGGAGTTAAAACAAAAGACAGACGCTCTGCGATTGATCGGTACAGGATTAACCAACCTGACAGGTGCAGGTCAAATGGATCTCTTTTCTAACAAGCAACGTGAAGCGGCATGGGAAGCATCGGAGAATGCAATGGACCGGCTTAATGTACGGTTTGGGAAAAAATCGATCTTTCTTGCCGGTGAAATCGAATAGATTATTTACTTTCTGAGGTATATAACCGATAATTAAAAGAAAAACTTTGCTGTATCGCCATTAGTAAGTATGGAAGCGTAAAATATGATTAGCTGTATTGTCTGTTCAAGAAAACCGCCTGATTGGAAAGATCATGAATCCAACGTAAAAGAAACGATTGGGTGTTCCAACGAATATATCAGGATCGATAACACCTGCAACAAATACAATCTCTGTTCAGCGTATAATAGAGGGCTTGAATATGCTCAGGGCGATATTTGCGTATTTATGCATGAAGATGTTTTTATGCTTCACCCGGAATGGGGCAAAATTATCGAAAGCAAATTTGCTCAGGATGAAACGCTCGGCTGTATTGGAGTTGCGGGCACACAGTATCTCTTTGCCGACAAGCCCGGATGGGTTGCTGCAGGACGTCCTTTTATTCACGGCAAAGTTACCCATCAAAAGGGCGAACAATGTGTCCTGACCGTCTATTCCTGGATTGACGGTGATATCGAAGTGGTTGCTGTTGATGGTCTCTTCATGGCTGTCAGACGGAGCTTGTTTGATGAGATCAGGTTTGATGATGTTACCTTTAATCAGTTTCATTTTTATGATCTTGATATTTGCATGCAGATAAGAAATACCCATAAAATTATTGTTACCGATGCTATTGTTCTCAAACATTTTTCGGGTGGCTCTTTCGATGGGGTATGGAAAGCCTATGCAGATAAGTTTCTTGAAAAATACAGAGAAATTCTTCCGGTTTCCTGTGTCGCTTCGGTACCAGAGGGGCCTCAAAAGCGGTTTGAAAGCTATGATATTACCCAGCGAATTCCTCTTCAGGTACGAAAAATCGGTATGTAAATCTATACTGGTAAATTCTTTTGTAGACTATCATCGGCAACTGTTATACTATTTATATAGTATGTAATATGAGTGTCGACAAGAACTTATATTTAGAAGTCTTGCAATCGACACAGTCTTTCAAGGCACGATTATTGTGGTAAAGCTTTTAAAATTTTCATATAACAAAAACAACGACAAAGGTCTTTCGGTAAAACAAAGAGTTTTCTGGCTTATTTCTGGCCTGGTGATTCTGTGCGCATTTTTTGTTTCCGGTATACTCTGGGTTCGGACTCCCTTTACCCATATTCTTGTCTTTGCATTGTCGGTAGTCTGGCTTCTGTTAATGCTGGAGTGGTTTACCGGTTTTTTGCTTGAATATGCAAGAAGGATCGAAAAAGCAGGGGTAACAACAAGACGATATCAGAATATCGCAAAATATTTTGAGAGTATTCTTCAGGATTCAACCGATATAATCTTTACCATCGATTCTGAAGGACTTATCCTAAAATTTAACAAGGGCTCTCAGATTCATTTCGGTTATACTCAGGAAGAGATTGTCGGAAAACCTTTCAGTCAGCTTTTTGTTAATGAGGCCGGTGAAAGAAAAATCATGGATTCGGTCCTTCGATCGGGAAAATCGGTTAATGAAGAAATTCCGATGAAAACCCGGGATGGGGAAATAATTCATCTGAATCTCAGTATTTCGGAAATGAAAGATGAAAGCGGCCGCATTATCGGTATGGTGGTTACTGCAAAGGATATAACCGAAAAGAAAAAGCTCGAACTTGAATTGGTCAAGAAAAACGAGCTTCTGGAAAAACTGGCGGTAACCGACAGTTTGACTGAGCTTTTCAATACTCGTCACTTTTACGGCCAGATCAAAAAAGAACTGGCGCGATTCAGACGAAATCCTGACCGTTCCCTTTCTCTTATGTTAATGGACATCGACCACTTCAAGGATTTCAACGATACCGAAGGTCACCAGATGGGTGACCAGGTGCTTAAATCTCTTGCTCAGGTTATCAATGTCTGCATTCGGAAGGATATCGATACCGGCTACCGGTATGGTGGCGATGAATTTGTAGTATTGCTTCCCGATACCGATAAACACCAGGCTCAGGTGGTGGCAAAACGTATCAGTAAGCAGTTTGGATCCTTTCAATTCGGCAAAACGAGCCTTTCTATCGGCATAGCTCAGGCTGCGCCGGAAGAAGATGAAGTCAGTCTGTTGAAGCGTGCCGATGAGGCCATGTATCGTTCAAAAAAAGGCGGGCGTTCGAGAATTTCGTTTTAGTGCAATCAGGAAATCCGCTCTAATCATTTCCCAAAAGATACATGAGTATTGCTCCTGCAGCCGCAACATTAAGTGATTCGGCTTTTGCGGTATCGATAGGGACGGCAACCGTTTCCTGAGCAAGGGAAAGGACTTCTCTGGAAAGGCCGGCCCCTTCGTTGCCTAGAGCAAGGATACATCGAGGCTGAACAGGTATCCTCTTGCACGATTTGCCTCCCATCGTTGAGGCATAGAATGTATAATTATTGTCAAGAAGTTTTTTTATCATTGCTCTATAGGCACTATTTCTCCGGATCCAGAGAGAAAGTATTGTTCCTGCACTTGCCTGGACTGCCCGCGGTGAAAAGGGATCAGCACACTTGTCGGACATAATAATGCCCGAGAAGCCAAGAGCTGCAGCGGTCCGTATCAGCGTTCCAATATTACCGGGATCCTGAATATCTTCGAGCAAAAGAAGTCTGGGACCGGTATCATCAGGCAGAGAATCGGAAAATGATCCTGCGGGAATGGTAACCAGGGCAAGAGGACTTTGAGGGTTTTTTGCAGCGCTGATTGTCTTAAACTGCTGTTTTGTAATAACTCTTCGAGGACATTCCGGCTCCGGACCTGCCAACGTTTCGGTGGTAGATATAATTTCTGTTACAGTATGAGGGGCAGTTGTGAGAATCTGTTGTACGGCGCGAGGTCCCTCAACTGGAAAAACTCCCTCAATGAGCCGGTATTTCTGTTGATGAAGCGACTTATACAATTTAAGCGGCTTTAAAATTGAATTTCCTCCTTGAAAACCGGGAGCCATTGCCGGAGTAACTGAAGGCGTATTAAGGCATTGGGATTATAGGCAAGGGTACCCCTTTTATGCTTTCCATATTTGGATTCGGTGACATCCTGCTGCTCGATAACGACTTTGGCGGCCATAAGTTCATCAAGAGCATCGAGATCTATATGGCGTTCATTTTCCCGGCGTTCAAGTTCGATTTCGACCTGAGCGGTTCCTACCTTCATGAGGTTATTCGGCGTCTTTCTTCCGTGTTTTTCTCCTGCTGCCTGAATTATGCAAATGAGATCCATGGCTTTTTCCGACAGATTCTCGCCAAGAAATTCAGCTCCGCGCTGCTTTGTTCGTAGATAACTCATATACATGGACAGGACAACATAATCTTTGATAAGGATGTATTCCTGACCCAGTTCATTTTTCCGGATAACGACCATTTCTTTCAGGATCAGGTGAAGGAAAACATTTTCCGCCTCGATTCCACCTAAGCCGATAGTCGCATATACCATCTCTTTTGCACGGCTGAGATAGATAAACCTGGTGTCATCCAGAGAAACACCTTCATTATCATAAAGCAGTAAAAGAATGCGGATAACACCGCCGACATTTTTCTGGACAACATCATCACTGGTGCGTTTCATAGTGTCCCGTAGCCGCTTAACAACCACTCTGATCATGTTTGAGAGCCAGGAGGGGACTTTTTCCATGGTGCGCTCAAAAAGATTCTGGTCTATTACCGTGGCAACGAGATCTTCAGTGACCTGGGCTGTTGCGCTCCGGGGTTGATTATCAAGAAGGGACAACTCTCCTAATACACTGCCCGGGCCCAGTATCGCCAGCTCGATTGTGTTTTCGCCTTCCTGTTTGAGGATTCGTACTTTGCCCGCTCTGATGATATACATCTCGGTACTCATCTCGTCTTCAATAAACAGAAGCGAGCCTTTGCGCAGCTTTTTTTCATTTTGACGGACAACATTTCTGCCGGCGCCTATTTTGGACGATGTTGCCACTATGCTCCTCCCGTACCTTTTTCGAAGCGCGGCGCCCATTCTTTGATTTTCTTGATACGAGCAAGGGTTTCCCGCTGGAAAATAATTTTTACATCGTTTTCGACCGGAAACATATTGATCAGATTTCGTCGCTTGAGATCAAGAAGTACTCTGTCAAGTTTTTCGGGTTTGGTTTCCGTCAGATCTTTGAGCAATACCGATTTCAGGAGTGCAGTACCTTCATCGGTATTGGATCCGGATTTCTGGGCAACGTATGCAATATTGTTTAATACAGACAGAGCTTCCTCGGGCACACCCAGTTCCCGGAATTCTTTTCTCTGACTTTTCAGTACAAGATATTCCTTAAAAAGTTTTAAAACATCAATGTCCTTAATGCAAATATGCTTTTTGTGGTTGGTATCTTCTTCAACTTGAACAATCGAGCTCTTTTCAAGACCTGAAATTAAATGAGTAATCTCCTTTTTTTTCAACTGGCAGACATAATAGGTTTCCACCAGCATAAAATCATAATCGAGTGCCGAAAGCGACGC
This Chitinivibrionales bacterium DNA region includes the following protein-coding sequences:
- a CDS encoding DNA polymerase IV encodes the protein MMSHHRTIFHVDMDAFFCSVEQRDNPSYRGKPVIVGARPGTRGVVSAASYEARKYGVHSAMPINQAFRRCPHGIYLRPRMHVYAQSSREIMAILRSFSPIIEQISVDEAFLDITGTQRLWGNPLETAQKISCKIKKEQHLTASIGVAPNKFLAKLASDMDKPDGITVTPFEINEIESWLAPLPVSRVWGVGKKTQEVFARMGIQQIGDLQNLSLQCLNKRFGKMGVTLYDLARGVDSRPVSEQEGVKSVSREHTFARDCRDVDEWKRILLALSRDVGRRARKYGITGKSVVLIYRMPDFSKHTRRITLSRPTNLTRDIFSSLVPLLPELKQKTDALRLIGTGLTNLTGAGQMDLFSNKQREAAWEASENAMDRLNVRFGKKSIFLAGEIE
- a CDS encoding diguanylate cyclase, with translation MVKLLKFSYNKNNDKGLSVKQRVFWLISGLVILCAFFVSGILWVRTPFTHILVFALSVVWLLLMLEWFTGFLLEYARRIEKAGVTTRRYQNIAKYFESILQDSTDIIFTIDSEGLILKFNKGSQIHFGYTQEEIVGKPFSQLFVNEAGERKIMDSVLRSGKSVNEEIPMKTRDGEIIHLNLSISEMKDESGRIIGMVVTAKDITEKKKLELELVKKNELLEKLAVTDSLTELFNTRHFYGQIKKELARFRRNPDRSLSLMLMDIDHFKDFNDTEGHQMGDQVLKSLAQVINVCIRKDIDTGYRYGGDEFVVLLPDTDKHQAQVVAKRISKQFGSFQFGKTSLSIGIAQAAPEEDEVSLLKRADEAMYRSKKGGRSRISF
- a CDS encoding cyclic nucleotide-binding domain-containing protein translates to MPDIGRSELKTGKRPQQLNIQTFKPGTTLFEEGTRGKELFIIKEGRVGVYKTTSDGEIELAVLGDGALVGEMSLLDNLPRSATVRAIDTTKALLINSAVFQATMQKVPVWLFSIVKIVVSRLRDANKRVDLSILRDKEHGVVSLMLLLLPKYKHEFASLSALDYDFMLVETYYVCQLKKKEITHLISGLEKSSIVQVEEDTNHKKHICIKDIDVLKLFKEYLVLKSQRKEFRELGVPEEALSVLNNIAYVAQKSGSNTDEGTALLKSVLLKDLTETKPEKLDRVLLDLKRRNLINMFPVENDVKIIFQRETLARIKKIKEWAPRFEKGTGGA
- a CDS encoding cyclic nucleotide-binding domain-containing protein, translating into MGAALRKRYGRSIVATSSKIGAGRNVVRQNEKKLRKGSLLFIEDEMSTEMYIIRAGKVRILKQEGENTIELAILGPGSVLGELSLLDNQPRSATAQVTEDLVATVIDQNLFERTMEKVPSWLSNMIRVVVKRLRDTMKRTSDDVVQKNVGGVIRILLLLYDNEGVSLDDTRFIYLSRAKEMVYATIGLGGIEAENVFLHLILKEMVVIRKNELGQEYILIKDYVVLSMYMSYLRTKQRGAEFLGENLSEKAMDLICIIQAAGEKHGRKTPNNLMKVGTAQVEIELERRENERHIDLDALDELMAAKVVIEQQDVTESKYGKHKRGTLAYNPNALIRLQLLRQWLPVFKEEIQF
- a CDS encoding ATP-dependent 6-phosphofructokinase translates to MDEKYDFSISKIGVPRIISPVSLSKHRGDFVANYVTDNMRVLYNIEVDSDNIRYEFEPEECMERAGPREHIYFDPSKVNAGIVTCGGLCPGLNDVIRAIVMCLWYRYGVRRISGIRYGYRGFLPEFRMPPMDLNPSLVEDIHQKGGTILGSSRGYGDLTSEIVDSIERMNLNILFTIGGDGTQRGALSIAEEARGRGYKIAMVGIPKTIDNDFSFIQRSFGFDTAVTVAETVVSAAHVEAHDAPNGVSIVKVMGRESGFIAAYTALAINDVNFILIPEVPFDLEGGNGLLHHLERRLELRKHALILVAEGAGTDLMPDTGKTDVSGNKKLGDIGLFLKNKIADHFKDKNIPITMRYIDPSYIIRSAPANSSDSLYCARLGNNAAHAAMVGKTDMLISMVNNHFVHIPTKIAVAKRKHVDPESSLWRDVIEATGQPALMKNPA
- a CDS encoding response regulator; its protein translation is MAKLSHPWFFMDIFITHYYYFVMVFTALYSSAFVLFLSRRFYYSKPSRAFALFLFGILLWSIKDSLAAVMIPWFETESLKRFVIVISPLWLFIPSFTFHMLISVYNASVSKEKKYKKEKIVQYVLVSISTSIFLISMIYPSFMYRSFIKGTYDYYYDSGMAFALYALMIIAVALIPGVKLIINSLKKIRSEAFFVGCGALFSLAIIFPANIIRFSSAYHDLPRAGCLSIALFCAFTFYGIQRFGRIFSIKQVLDERDRWEKIGLSLKRLTGTCDEESLFQSVCSYAREISESLFVAITMFNDSGTEYHVRALSKSGGSTGVIIDKLPIQLNQSYLLSERMRLKQQIYSKKYLIYHSVKELFGEKVAPEFQGSEKIKQIVSFPIIYKDRPAGAIVLFRSSIVENIAMYEIFSVQCSLVLKFASQIKELDEKRKLAEQYRHSKKMEAIGLLAGGVAHDFNNLLSGISGFANLIKRKYGESDERLQRYIDPIIQASDRGAELTSQLLAFARKGKYQLLDINIHEIIESVIKLLSRTIDKRIVINTELNAQSPVIRGDPSQVQNAVLNMCLNSRDAMPEGGDLIVRTDDAYIDLDHANRKVYRMEPGNYLFLTISDTGAGMDEETRARMFEPFFTTKESGKGTGLGLAGVYGCVKSHNGYIEVESVLNKGTCIKTYFPAVKGPLKVAEIKKRSEDIIKGKGKILVVDDEEVVRDVSREILSDMGYAVTTCNDGREAVEYYSKHYSDIDLAIIDMIMPGMAGFDCFRELKKIDPAIKVIIATGYSIAEDTQKIVTRGISGFIQKPFEATELSQMISEILKAG